One region of Citrus sinensis cultivar Valencia sweet orange chromosome 6, DVS_A1.0, whole genome shotgun sequence genomic DNA includes:
- the LOC102608400 gene encoding uncharacterized protein LOC102608400 has protein sequence MVSSPSNLKTPHPLQALSMKSSSSSTLSYMKIKTLIHSFIFSHVCRVIRALSKAKSIIIEVLKDNQPIHHFIYPKKNKNKKYMTKILFGSFRLHYNWCSSHVMPVPAPVLDEFTATHLYYDPSWNSIISTEKCEDHGPESELSGYLQWLEEKGNNANEIDRLADVFIANCHEKFRLEKQESYRRFQEMLARSM, from the coding sequence ATGGTTAGCAGCCCATCGAACCTAAAAACCCCGCATCCTCTTCAAGCTTTGTCAATGAagtcttcatcttcttctacTCTAAGCTACATGAAGATCAAAACCCTAATCCACAGCTTCATTTTCTCGCACGTGTGTCGCGTTATACGCGCTCTCTCTAAAGCAAAATCCATTATCATTGAGGTTCTCAAAGATAATCAACCTATTCACCACTTCATTTACCCtaagaagaacaagaacaagaagTACATGACCAAAATACTTTTTGGTTCATTTAGGTTACATTATAATTGGTGTTCTTCGCATGTTATGCCCGTGCCAGCGCCTGTTCTCGATGAATTTACAGCTACACATTTGTACTATGATCCGTCATGGAATTCGATAATTTCAACTGAGAAATGTGAGGATCACGGCCCGGAATCTGAGCTTTCTGGCTATCTTCAATGGCTTGAGGAAAAGGGAAATAACGCAAATGAGATTGATCGGCTTGCCGATGTCTTCATAGCAAATTGCCATGAGAAGTTCAGGTTGGAGAAGCAAGAATCATACAGGAGATTTCAAGAAATGCTAGCTAGAAGCATGTGA